A genomic region of Miscanthus floridulus cultivar M001 chromosome 3, ASM1932011v1, whole genome shotgun sequence contains the following coding sequences:
- the LOC136547385 gene encoding uncharacterized protein, with protein sequence MDFFKSILAEPDPDPASPPPEQEPEPEPAGSASSSSGGGGGWGFGGLLKTLTSQSETVLEAYRRDLAEFGTGLRRETEVLREAAARAARDLPSSAHALDGLADIVTQGKDALSQAAAASAGPQASDGGGGDSDLSSASGAHVRYSRFEAQLRALQADPATFTSDPEDAEDYAAWSEGFSLDEREEEIEALCYDSDALEAMADRLVPDAVPREVFWARYFYRVHKLKQQEDARAKLVQRVIAQEEDADLSWEVDDEEEEEEEQHKDSTEELAERRQETIKEEVRQDVADKENGERVVEESRVEAVEEVPDLEKEEKNAAEPQPVVLGSSLVVVDKEEERQNADEPQPAVLGSSLVVVGEGENAEPSKSNVEELGDKKEGAKHETSDSSKDSNYSIVSRQRTAEEEDLEWDEIEDLGEHEEKKGGTHTSSSALKEELRKRLSVAEDDEDLSWDIEDDDDNA encoded by the coding sequence ATGGATTTCTTCAAGTCCATCCTCGCCGAGCCCGATCCGGACCCGGCGTCCCCGCCGCCCgagcaggagccggagccggaacccgctggatccgcctcctcctccagcggcggcggcggcgggtggggcTTTGGCGGCCTGCTCAAGACGCTCACCTCGCAGTCCGAGACCGTGCTGGAGGCCTACCGCCGCGACCTTGCCGAGTTCGGCACCGGCCTGCGCCGCGAGACCGAGGTGCTCCGCGAGGCCGCCGCCCGGGCCGCGCGGGACCTGCCGTCCTCCGCGCACGCGCTCGACGGGCTCGCCGACATCGTCACGCAGGGCAAGGATGCGCTCTCCCaggccgccgccgcttccgccgGGCCCCAGGcctccgacggcggcggcggcgactccgacctCAGCTCCGCGTCCGGGGCCCACGTCCGGTACAGCCGCTTCGAGGCGCAGCTGCGCGCGCTCCAGGCGGATCCGGCCACGTTCACGTCCGATCCCGAGGACGCCGAGGACTACGCCGCGTGGAGCGAGGGGTTTAGCCTGGACGAGAGGGAGGAGGAGATCGAGGCCCTGTGCTACGACAGCGACGCGCTGGAAGCCATGGCGGACAGGCTCGTCCCGGACGCCGTGCCCCGCGAGGTGTTCTGGGCGAGGTACTTTTACCGCGTCCATAAGCTGAAGCAGCAGGAGGACGCCAGGGCGAAGCTCGTGCAGCGTGTGATCGCGCAGGAGGAGGACGCGGACTTGAGCTGGGAGGTCGatgacgaggaagaggaagaggaagagcagCACAAAGACAGCACGGAGGAGCTAGCGGAAAGGAGGCAAGAGACGATCAAAGAAGAAGTCAGACAGGATGTGGCTGATAAAGAAAATGGGGAGAGAGTTGTAGAAGAGAGCAGAGTTGAGGCAGTGGAAGAAGTGCCTGATTtggagaaggaagagaagaatgCCGCCGAGCCACAGCCAGTTGTTCTCGGTAGCTCTTTGGTGGTAGTGGACAAGGAGGAGGAACGGCAGAATGCTGATGAGCCACAACCAGCGGTTCTCGGTAGCTCTTTGGTTGTGGTGGGCGAGGGTGAGAATGCAGAGCCCTCCAAGTCGAATGTCGAAGAATTGGGTGACAAGAAGGAAGGAGCAAAGCATGAGACGAGTGATTCGAGCAAGGACAGCAATTACTCCATAGTGTCTAGACAGCGAACGGCGGAGGAAGAGGATCTTGAATGGGATGAGATTGAGGATCTAggagagcatgaagaaaagaaaggcGGCACCCACACCTCAAGCTCTGCTCTGAAGGAGGAGCTGCGCAAGAGGCTGAGCGttgctgaagatgatgaggatttaAGCTGGGATATCGAGGACGATGATGATAATGCTTGA